In Brachybacterium fresconis, the genomic stretch CGGCGAGATCGAGAAGATCATCGGTCGTATCGCCCATCGCGGAGACCACGACGACCACCTTGTGGCCCGCCTTCGCGTACTTCGAGATCCTCTGGGCGACACGCTTGATGGAGTCGGCGTCGGCGACGGAGGATCCTCCGAACTTCTGGACGACCAGGCTCATGAGACGAGTTCCTTCACGGTTGCGGGCTGGGGACAGGGGTGTTCCTGCAGTGGGCCGTGGGTGGCGCGGGGCGGCGGCGACGGTCACGATGCCTGGTGGCGGCACGGTTCTCGCCGGCACGACGCTCCGCGGAGCCGTCCGGGGTGCCGGATGGACCAGCTCCCCGGGGACCGGATGGCCCGGCTCCCGCGGTGCCGGATGATCCAGCTCCGGGGCACCGGTTCCCGACTCCCGCGGTGCCGGTCGGCCCGGCTCCGGGGTACCGGGCACCCGACTCCCGCGGTGCCGGACGAGCCGACCCCGGGGCACCGGATGTTCCGGTTCCGGGCTCTGCCGAGCTCACGGACCCGGTCGCCAGTCTACGAGACCTGCCCCTGTAGCGCCCGTGACCTCGACATTCGAGACGAGGCCGCTGGTCATGGAACTTTGTCCACGTGTCCGACACAACAATCCCCGGCGCTGTCCTGTCGTTCCCTACCCCTCCCCTCTGCACTGTCGTTCCCTACCCCCTCCCCCTCCGCCGAGCTCTGCACTGTCGTTCCCATAGCTCGCCGTGGCAACGACAGCGCAGAGCTCGGCCGGCGTTGCTGGGGCTGGGTCGTGGCGGGGACGGTGCACGTTCTCGGACGATCGGCCCCGATGGGGAGGATGATGCCGACAGGGCGCTGAGCAGGCCGTTGTGGATCCCCGGGGGGAGGGCAGCTCACCTTCGCGCACCCTTGGCCCATGCCTCGCCTTCGCACACCTCTCGCCGATGGCCTGCTCCCTGCTGTTTTCTCCCGGGCCGAGGCAGCGGCAGCCGGTGTCACCGACGAGCGTCTCCGGGCGCCCGACATCCGCATCGTGGTGCGAGGGTTCCACGCACGGGCCGGCCCGGAGATCCTGGAGAGAGACATCGTCGCGGCCCTCACCAGGAACGATCCCCGGGTGGCCGCCTGCGGACCGACGGCATCGCGCCTGTGGGGGTTCCCCAGAAGTCCGGGGCGAGTGCCTGGACATTCAAGGACTCGGCGTCGCGGATCCACCTCACGAACTCCGTCGTGCGGCGCCGGAACACGAAGAAGCTCCGATGGCGCAATCTCGACCTGACCGCCTCGGACCTCGTCGAGGTCGGCGGTGCTCGGCTCACGTCTCGCGTGCGTACCTGGGTGGACCTCGCCGCCACACTGTCGACGGATGACCTCACGGCGATCGGTGATCACCTGGTGCGGAAGCCGCGAGGCATGTTCGAGGGCCGCGGCGCACCGCATGCGACGCCCGACCAGCTCCGGCAGGCGGCGCTCCGCCACCGCGGTCGCGGCGCCCTTCACCTTCGGCATTCGCTGGAGGACATCCGGATCGGCAGCGACTCCCCCGCCGAGACCCGCCTCCGCCTGGGCGTGCTGCGGGCGGGCCTGCCCGCGCCTGCGCTGAACACTGCCATCCGCGATGACGGAATCTGGCTCGGCGAACCGGATCTCTCGTGGCCGGAGTGGAAGGTGTGCGTCGAGCACGAAGGGCCGACCCACCTCACCAAGCAGCAGCAGGAAGAGGACATCCAACGCACCGAGCTCCGCAACGAGGAAGGCTGGATCGAGGTGCGAACGGTCGCCAAGGACCTCCGGAACTCCTGCGCCCGCGGGGTGGAGCGGATCGCCACCGCGCTGCGCCGACATGGCTGGCGAGGATGATCCGGCGCCCCGGTCCCATTCAGAACCCCGGTGCACTCAGGGTCGCCACCGTCAGGCACCCAGATCCACCTCTGCGCAATCGGTCCCAAAACCGCCGGAAGCACCACGAACGCAGAGCTCGATCGAGGCGGGCCCGACTACTGAGCCCTACCCCAGATCTACCTCTGCACAGTCGGTCCCAAAACCGGGCCGCTTCCAGTGGTGAGTGCGACTCCTGAGGAGGGAGTCGCGGATGTTGCCTGCTTCGTTTCGTGCTGGAGTCATTGAGGACGTGCTGGAAGGCGCGACGGCATGGGACGCGGCCGTGGCGGCGGGTGTCAGCGCGAGAGTGCTGACGGACTGGTTGCGAGAAGCTGGAGTCATGTTGCGCACGGGAAGGCCATCTCCAGACCAGCTGTCTTCGGTGGTCCGACCGCCACCGGCCAAGAGCTTCGGCGCGCCTGCCGGTCATGGCAGGCGACTGCAGCTTGCCGACCGGATCTGGATCGAGATGGGCATTGCCCAGGGAGATGATCCCGATCGGATCGCCTCCAGCCTCGGCGTGCACCGTTCCACGGTCTTTCGTGAGCTCTCTCGCCATAGCCTGATCGCTCACGACGGCCGCTGGAACAGGGATGACGCGCATTACAGCGCCGCCTTGGCCCAGCTGTGGGCCGACGAAGCACGCGTGCGCCCGAAGGCCTTCAAGCTCGAGACGCTGCCGCTGCTGCGCCGGATGGTCATCGACATGCTCAACCACAAGATCTCCCCGCAGCAGATCAGCGTGCGGCTGCGACGAGAGTTCCCCGACGATGAGAACATGCAGATCAGTCACGAGACCCTCTATCAGACCCTCTACGTCCAGGGTGCTGGCGCGCTGCGTCACGAGCTGAAGGTCGAAGGCGCGATCCGTTCGGGCCGCAAGACCCGCAAACCGGCCTCGAAGCTGCCGCCGCGCTCGAACCGCAGCTGGCTGGAAGGACACCGGCTCGCGGATCGCGACGACATCACCGCTGCAGAGCACGCTGGGCGGAAAATCCCTGGGCATTGGGAGGGTGACCTGGTGGTGGGGCCGAACAACTCAGGCATCATCACGCTGGTCGAGCGGGCCTCACGGTTCACGCTGCTGGGGCGCCTGCCCGGAACGCGCGACTCGACCACGGTGATCGACATGCTCGCCGAGATGGTCGAGGACCTGCCCGGCGCGGTTCAGCGCTCGATCACCTGGGACCAGGGCATGGAGATGGCTCAGCACGCGAGGTTCACCGTGGAGACCGGCTGCCCGGTGTTCTTCTGTGACCCGCACTCTCCGTGGCAGCGGCCGACGAACGAGAACCTCAACGGTCAGCTGCGCTGGGAATACCCCAAAGGCACCGACTTCAACCTCGTCACCGACGCAGAGCTCGAAGCCGTCCAAGACATGCTCAACGCCCGTCCCCGCGTGATCCTCGAAGGCGCCACCCCCAGTGAGACACTCGACGAACTGATAACCACAGTCGCACTCACCAACTGAAGCGGCCCCGCCGGAAGCACCGAGAACGCAGAACTCACCTTGATGGACAGAGCTGCCGGGCTGGGCGGGCCGCCGGGCCGGCACCGCTGATCGGCGGGACTCGGGACCGGAGCAGGGCGGCATCAGGCCGTGGTCCCGACCAGCTCCTCCAGCAGGGCGCGTCAGGCCGTGGCCCCGACCAGCTCCTTCAGCAGGGCGCGGGCGCCGTCGGTGCGCAGCACCTCCAAGGCGTGGAGGTAGGGCGCGGTGAACGCCTCGTGCTCGACCAGGTCGCCGAACAGCTCCTCGTCGCGGAGGAAGGCGAGCGGATCCTCGTCGTGCTTCGCGGCGGCGGCCATCACACGATCGTGGAGACGGTCGACGACGGGCCATTCCTCGCCGTTCTCGCCGGTGCCCTCGGCGTACCGCGCCCAGGAGGCCACGATCGCGGCAGTCGCGGTGACGGAGCGCTCGGCCTCGAGGTTCTCGCGGATCACGGGCATCATCCAGGTGGGGATGCGGTCGGAGGACTCGGCGGCGAGACGGGCCAGCGTGTCCTTGATGGCCTCGTTGGCGAAGCGCGCCATGAGCTCGTCCTTGTAAGCGGTCAGGTCGATGCCCGGCACCTCCGGGACGGTCGGAGTGCCCTCGACGTCCATGTAGAGCGTGCGGGCGAAGGGGGCGAGGTGCTCGTCCACGGCGGCCTCGTCGGCGTAGGTCAGGCCCAGCAGCAGGCCGAAGTAGGCGATGGACTGATGGGAGCAGTTCAGCAG encodes the following:
- a CDS encoding IS30 family transposase encodes the protein MLPASFRAGVIEDVLEGATAWDAAVAAGVSARVLTDWLREAGVMLRTGRPSPDQLSSVVRPPPAKSFGAPAGHGRRLQLADRIWIEMGIAQGDDPDRIASSLGVHRSTVFRELSRHSLIAHDGRWNRDDAHYSAALAQLWADEARVRPKAFKLETLPLLRRMVIDMLNHKISPQQISVRLRREFPDDENMQISHETLYQTLYVQGAGALRHELKVEGAIRSGRKTRKPASKLPPRSNRSWLEGHRLADRDDITAAEHAGRKIPGHWEGDLVVGPNNSGIITLVERASRFTLLGRLPGTRDSTTVIDMLAEMVEDLPGAVQRSITWDQGMEMAQHARFTVETGCPVFFCDPHSPWQRPTNENLNGQLRWEYPKGTDFNLVTDAELEAVQDMLNARPRVILEGATPSETLDELITTVALTN